A genomic region of Zea mays cultivar B73 chromosome 6, Zm-B73-REFERENCE-NAM-5.0, whole genome shotgun sequence contains the following coding sequences:
- the LOC100273481 gene encoding gibberellin receptor GID1L2 — protein sequence MDPSSEIILDTPYFRIYSDRRIDRLMGTETVPAGFDPSTGVTSKDVVIDSDAGLYVRLYLPLPDTVAAAASPPPNVNDSKTKLPVLVYFHGGGFVTQSAASPIYQRLLNALAARAGLLIVSVNYRLAPEHPLPAGYEDSFRALEWVAASGGDPWLSRHGDLRRVFLAGDSAGGNIVHNVAMMAAASGPRVEGAVLLHAGFGGKEPVHGEAPASVALMERLWGVVCPGATDGVDDPWVNPLAAVAPPRPSLRDMPCERVLVCGAELDSLLPRDRAYYEALAASGWGGTVEWFESKGQDHVFFLFKPDCGESVALIDRLVAFFAAN from the coding sequence ATGGATCCGAGCTCCGAAATCATACTGGACACTCCATACTTCCGCATCTACAGCGACCGGCGCATCGACCGCTTGATGGGCACCGAAACGGTGCCGGCCGGCTTTGATCCCAGCACCGGCGTCACCTCCAAAGATGTCGTCATAGACAGCGACGCCGGCCTCTACGTCCGCCTCTACCTCCCGCTCCCGGACACGGTGGCTGCCGCCGCGTCACCGCCGCCCAACGTTAACGACAGCAAGACCAAGCTCCCGGTGCTGGTCTACTTCCACGGCGGCGGCTTCGTCACGCAGTCGGCGGCGTCTCCGATCTACCAGCGCCTCCTCAACGCGCTGGCCGCGAGGGCCGGCCTGCTCATCGTGTCCGTGAACTACCGCCTCGCGCCGGAGCACCCGCTGCCGGCAGGCTACGAGGACTCCTTCCGCGCGCTGGAGTGGGTGGCGGCCTCCGGCGGGGACCCCTGGCTGTCGCGCCATGGCGACCTGCGCCGCGTCTTCCTGGCCGGCGACAGCGCCGGCGGCAACATCGTCCACAACGTCGCCATGATGGCCGCCGCGTCGGGGCCGCGGGTCGAGGGCGCCGTCCTCCTGCACGCCGGGTTCGGGGGCAAGGAGCCCGTTCACGGCGAGGCGCCGGCGTCTGTGGCGCTGATGGAGAGGCTGTGGGGCGTCGTGTGCCCCGGGGCGACGGACGGCGTGGACGACCCGTGGGTGAATCCCTTGGCCGCCGTGGCGCCGCCCAGGCCCAGCCTGCGGGACATGCCGTGCGAGAGGGTGCTCGTGTGCGGGGCGGAGCTGGACTCCCTGCTGCCGAGGGACAGGGCGTACTACGAGGCCCTCGCGGCAAGCGGGTGGGGCGGCACGGTGGAGTGGTTCGAGTCCAAGGGCCAGGACCACGTCTTCTTCCTCTTCAAACCCGACTGCGGTGAGTCCGTGGCGCTCATCGATCGACTCGTCGCGTTCTTCGCTGCGAACTGA